The Saccharomyces eubayanus strain FM1318 chromosome IV, whole genome shotgun sequence genome contains the following window.
ctaaaaaaaatgggtcCATTAGTCGAGCCCAACGGGCTTATAAGCCGTCGGGTCCAGACTTgtgcaaaaaaaagtacaagCGGCAGCTAAACGATCGGAGAACAAACGGGCAAGATGGCCAGGTGCCTTTTGCTATCACACGACGATGTATAGCTGATGCAGGCTTCGACTTGTGTCATAACCGGTGTTTGATTTCCACAAATCCGCGCAGAGTTTGCAATGTAGCGTACCGAAGAGCAAAAATCGTGTATAATCGAgcataaaataaataagtgTTTATGTATGTGTGattgtgtgtgtgtgtgtgtctgtttatttgaatttgtagTGATATGCAGGCCCCGTCTAGTGGTATGCGTAACCACATCCTTTTCCCACATGTTTGTTCAGCCAGACGTCGACGTTGGGGAACTGTAGCCCACAGTGCTTGCACTTTCCGGGCACAATGCTTCTatcttccttcttggtTTTGGGTGGGTATTCGAAATGCAAGGCCTTGAGAtggtttttgaaagtgtCACAGCGCGAAAAGACGCCTGTTTGATGGCAGTTTATTGGCTCAAAATAAAGCGATCTGGTCTTGTGCGGGTACACCTCCATGTCTAAGTTGATCAAGGTGGAGTTGTAGGGGCATTTGAAGGCACCTTTGATCTTGTATAGTGATCttaattgatttttcttcagtagTTTCGTGTCCTCGGAAGAAGATGAGGCCAAAGCAGCCGATTTATCGTCAGAATCGTCGGCGTCGTTGGTTGCGGAAACGTGCGGGGTATCGTCAGCATCGTCAGTATTGCTATTGCTTTGCGGATCCCTTGCGTATATCTGCATGAACTCGTCCTTCCAATGGCGTTTCTTGTGCCTTATCAGGTCGTTGTTTCTAGCAAAGCCACGTTGGCAAACGGGGCACTTGTGAGGCCTGTCTTCCGGGGTCAAATGCGTGGATTTGTGCGTGGACAGGTTGGCGTAGAAATTGTGGCATATGGGGcattcctttttctttctttgcttgATTATCTTGGACGAATCCCTGAGCGACGAAGAATATTTGTTAGTGTGTTCATTGGTTAATGGAGAAGGAATAGATGGTAGGGTCGAGGCAGTGCTACTACCGGTGttttgctgctgctgtctGCCCATCAGTGCCGGAAACCCGTTAACAGGCAGACTAGAAACTGATTTTGATCTCGGTACACCTTCCACAGTGGACAGTATATGCTGGGTGTGTTGGGCCGGTGGCGAGGGCGTAGTGTTCTTGACAGTAGCCGCGGTGATGGGGTTGCACAGTGACAACTCGTGTCTTTGGTGGTCCAGCACGGTTCTTGGGACGGGTGCTGTAAAATTGGCATGCAGGGAGTTTGATCTGCCATTGAATTCTCTTTCCGCCACGGTAATCAGATTGGTGAAGGAAGATATGGGGGGTAAGATGACATGGCTTGAGCTGTTGGAAGACAGCGGGGTAGGCGAGAGGCTATGAGGGAAGTAGAACTTCGAGCTCTGTGGCAGAGTAGTGTTGTCTGTGGGCGAACTCGTGATGGATTGGCATGCAGAGGAATTATAAGAAGAGTACGAAGTGATCGACGGTGGAGGTGGAGGCGAGTTCAACGCAGAACTGAGGGTGGAGCGGGAAGATGACGTTGTGCTGGACAACACAGGCGGATCTATTAAGTGTTGAAGGGTGGCGTGGGGTGAAGTCGTTGGGTTACCCATTTTATTCGAAGTATCTATAAAGGGAGGATTTCTTGGCAAAGAGACGGCTTCATGAGATATTATCGAATCTATACTCGACGCAAATGAAGGCGATACAGGCATAGAAGAGTATTATAATAAGCGTTCCAGTATTACCACTTTTGcatgaaaataaaacagaGACAGCAAGAGCGACACCCGAGCTACAGGGCAATCGATTTTCcctttatatttttaacCTTCGATTtgagtatatatatatatacatatatatacacatatgAAATATGCGGGTTTGAAATACAGACAGAATAAAGAACGCACATATGCAGCTTTAACCTTTAAGAAATggtgctttttttcttttttccttcctcTCTTCTGTTCCTCTCTGTGAAATGTGTGAAGTAAATGAATCAAGAGGAAATttcagaagaggaaaacaaaggaaacgaaaaaaaataaaattaaaaggCGGCAATAGACTAAAAGAGGGAAGAGCGCATTACGTACATAGAAATTGGTTTAAGTAACTAGACCACTAACAACATCCCCTAGGAAAAGAGCGATCTAGAAATATCTTGAGCGTTAGCCACGGACCAGaaaggaaggaaaagacGAATTCAGCAATAATCGAATGGGGGGCTTTCCGACAGCCACTACCGACTTGTGCGACAGCCAAGCGAGAATCAATGCGGCTATTTCAGATCTCTTTTTCGCCTACACAAAACACTAGAGCAacgaaagaagaagtaagAATCCGGGAATGCCTCGCGGGCTATGACCCGAATCGGGGAATCCCGGATTTATATTTTACTCAAGCAGCGTGCGAACAGGGCGTGGTGTCGGCCCGGAACTGACCCCCCC
Protein-coding sequences here:
- the STP4 gene encoding Stp4p, encoding MPVSPSFASSIDSIISHEAVSLPRNPPFIDTSNKMGNPTTSPHATLQHLIDPPVLSSTTSSSRSTLSSALNSPPPPPSITSYSSYNSSACQSITSSPTDNTTLPQSSKFYFPHSLSPTPLSSNSSSHVILPPISSFTNLITVAEREFNGRSNSLHANFTAPVPRTVLDHQRHELSLCNPITAATVKNTTPSPPAQHTQHILSTVEGVPRSKSVSSLPVNGFPALMGRQQQQNTGSSTASTLPSIPSPLTNEHTNKYSSSLRDSSKIIKQRKKKECPICHNFYANLSTHKSTHLTPEDRPHKCPVCQRGFARNNDLIRHKKRHWKDEFMQIYARDPQSNSNTDDADDTPHVSATNDADDSDDKSAALASSSSEDTKLLKKNQLRSLYKIKGAFKCPYNSTLINLDMEVYPHKTRSLYFEPINCHQTGVFSRCDTFKNHLKALHFEYPPKTKKEDRSIVPGKCKHCGLQFPNVDVWLNKHVGKGCGYAYH